A single genomic interval of uncultured Pseudodesulfovibrio sp. harbors:
- the glyA gene encoding serine hydroxymethyltransferase, with protein sequence MEELLIQDPAVAQTIIDEAERQVTKLELIASENFVSTAVRQAQGSILTHKYAEGYPGKRWYGGCENVDVVEDLARDRAKELFGAGYANVQPHSGSQANMAVFFACCKPGDTVLGMDLSHGGHLTHGSPVNFSGKLFNMVHYGVSRETQTIDYDQVEALAKEHKPALIIAGASAYPRVIDFARFRAIADEVGAKLMVDMAHIAGLIAAGEHPSCIEHAHYTTTTTHKTLRGPRGGMILGAEDLEQELNSNIFPGIQGGPLMHVIASKAVAFGEALSPGFVEYQRQVVKNAKVLATSLQEAGHKLVSGGTDNHLMLVDLSERDYTGKDAQIALDKAGITVNKNTIPFETKSPFQTSGIRIGTPALTTRGMIEEDMIVVAEAINAALDNINNDKALKEISAEVEEFASEFPLFAW encoded by the coding sequence ATGGAAGAGCTCTTAATTCAGGATCCGGCAGTAGCCCAGACCATTATCGACGAAGCAGAACGTCAGGTCACCAAACTGGAACTTATCGCCAGTGAGAATTTCGTTTCCACGGCCGTACGTCAGGCTCAGGGGTCCATCCTGACCCACAAGTACGCCGAGGGGTACCCCGGCAAGCGCTGGTACGGCGGTTGCGAAAACGTGGACGTGGTCGAAGACCTCGCCCGTGATCGCGCCAAGGAGCTGTTCGGTGCAGGATATGCCAATGTTCAGCCCCATTCCGGTTCCCAGGCCAACATGGCCGTGTTCTTTGCCTGCTGCAAACCCGGTGACACCGTGCTCGGCATGGACCTGTCCCACGGCGGCCATCTGACCCACGGCAGCCCGGTGAACTTTTCCGGCAAGCTTTTCAACATGGTGCACTACGGCGTGTCCCGCGAGACCCAGACCATTGATTACGATCAGGTCGAAGCGCTCGCCAAGGAACACAAGCCCGCGCTCATCATCGCAGGTGCTTCCGCATACCCGCGTGTCATCGACTTTGCCCGTTTTCGCGCCATTGCCGATGAAGTCGGCGCCAAGCTGATGGTGGACATGGCTCACATCGCCGGTCTCATCGCAGCCGGTGAGCATCCGAGCTGCATCGAGCACGCCCACTACACCACCACCACGACGCACAAGACCCTGCGCGGTCCCCGCGGCGGCATGATTCTCGGTGCCGAAGATCTGGAGCAGGAACTGAACTCCAACATCTTCCCCGGTATTCAGGGCGGCCCGCTCATGCACGTCATCGCTTCCAAGGCCGTGGCCTTTGGCGAGGCGCTGTCTCCGGGATTCGTGGAGTACCAGAGGCAGGTGGTCAAGAACGCCAAGGTGCTCGCCACCAGCCTTCAGGAAGCAGGCCACAAGCTCGTTTCCGGCGGCACGGACAACCACCTCATGCTGGTTGACCTGTCCGAGAGGGACTACACCGGCAAGGACGCACAGATCGCTCTGGACAAGGCCGGTATCACGGTCAACAAGAATACCATTCCGTTCGAGACCAAGTCGCCGTTCCAGACTTCCGGCATCCGTATCGGTACTCCGGCACTGACGACCCGCGGCATGATCGAGGAAGACATGATCGTTGTCGCCGAGGCCATCAACGCCGCACTGGACAACATCAACAACGACAAGGCGCTCAAGGAAATCAGCGCCGAAGTCGAGGAGTTCGCCAGCGAATTCCCGCTGTTTGCCTGGTAG
- the fabF gene encoding beta-ketoacyl-ACP synthase II, producing MNRVVVTSVSAITPIGNDIETSWQNLLAGKSGVGRITRFDASDFATQIAGEVKNFDPTDYINKKEARRMETFTQYAVASTKMLFESAGWTIPESEKDRAGVVVGVGLGGLQTIEDMHTKLMTKGPGRISPFFIPILIANMAAGQVSIEAGAMGPNVCTTTACASGTHGVGYAYTDIAMGRADVMICGGAESTITKLGVAGFNAMRALSTRNDEPEKASRPFDADRSGFIMGEGCGLLLLESLEHAEARGANILAEVVGFGASGDASHMTAPAEDGSGMAYAMAGAIREAKVDPSEIDHINAHGTSTKLNDLCETRAIKKIFGDHAYNINICANKSQIGHLLGAAGGVEAAFAVKTLSEGVIPGTINRDTPDPDCDLDVCVDGPRKKQVNYALSNSFGFGGTNACVLFKRFEG from the coding sequence ATGAACAGGGTTGTAGTCACAAGCGTCTCTGCCATCACTCCGATCGGTAATGATATCGAGACCAGCTGGCAGAATCTTCTGGCCGGGAAATCCGGCGTTGGCAGGATTACCAGATTCGACGCATCGGATTTCGCCACCCAGATTGCCGGTGAGGTCAAGAATTTTGATCCCACCGACTATATCAACAAGAAAGAAGCCCGCCGCATGGAGACTTTCACCCAGTATGCGGTTGCTTCCACCAAGATGCTCTTTGAATCCGCCGGTTGGACTATCCCGGAATCCGAAAAGGATCGTGCGGGTGTCGTTGTCGGTGTCGGTCTTGGCGGTCTGCAGACCATTGAGGACATGCATACCAAGCTCATGACCAAGGGGCCGGGCCGCATTTCTCCATTCTTCATTCCCATTCTCATCGCCAACATGGCAGCCGGTCAGGTTTCCATTGAGGCCGGTGCCATGGGACCGAACGTCTGTACCACGACCGCATGCGCCTCGGGCACCCACGGTGTCGGCTATGCCTACACCGACATCGCCATGGGCCGTGCCGATGTCATGATCTGCGGCGGTGCCGAATCCACCATCACCAAGCTCGGTGTTGCCGGATTCAACGCCATGCGTGCGCTTTCCACCCGCAATGACGAGCCGGAAAAGGCTTCCCGTCCCTTTGACGCGGACCGTTCCGGATTCATCATGGGCGAGGGCTGCGGTCTGCTGCTTCTGGAATCCCTGGAGCATGCCGAAGCCCGCGGTGCGAATATCCTTGCCGAGGTTGTCGGTTTCGGAGCCTCCGGTGATGCGAGTCACATGACCGCTCCTGCCGAAGACGGTTCCGGTATGGCCTATGCCATGGCCGGTGCCATCCGTGAAGCCAAGGTCGATCCGTCCGAGATCGACCACATCAACGCTCACGGCACCTCCACCAAACTCAACGATCTGTGTGAGACCCGTGCGATCAAGAAGATCTTCGGCGACCACGCATATAATATCAATATCTGCGCCAACAAATCGCAGATCGGGCACCTGCTCGGAGCCGCGGGCGGCGTTGAGGCGGCATTTGCCGTCAAGACCCTGTCCGAAGGCGTCATTCCCGGAACCATCAACCGCGATACGCCGGACCCGGATTGTGATCTGGATGTATGCGTTGACGGACCGCGCAAGAAGCAGGTCAACTATGCGCTGAGTAACTCGTTCGGATTCGGCGGAACCAACGCCTGTGTCCTGTTCAAGCGCTTCGAAGGATAA
- a CDS encoding acyl carrier protein: MSDVAAKVKDIIVDQLGVSADEVVEGAAFVEDLGADSLDLTELIMAMEEEFDLEIDDEEAQKIVKVKDAISHIEKAQA; encoded by the coding sequence ATGTCCGACGTAGCCGCAAAAGTTAAAGACATCATCGTGGACCAGCTCGGCGTGAGCGCTGATGAAGTTGTTGAAGGCGCCGCCTTTGTTGAAGACCTGGGTGCCGATTCTCTCGACCTCACCGAACTGATCATGGCCATGGAAGAAGAATTCGACCTGGAGATCGATGACGAGGAAGCTCAGAAGATCGTCAAGGTCAAGGATGCCATTTCTCATATCGAGAAAGCTCAGGCCTAA
- the fabG gene encoding 3-oxoacyl-[acyl-carrier-protein] reductase yields the protein MSDLSRVALVTGGSRGIGRNIAEKLAADGFEVYLTYVSRPEEADKVVAAIEENGGKAKAFKLDSGDRDAVAAFFKDEIKGKVSLDVLVNNAGITRDGLMMRMKDDDWDKVLQINLTGCFVFLKEASKIMGKQRAGRIINITSVVGQMGNAGQANYSSAKAGLIGLTKSAARELAARGITVNAVAPGFIETDMTAELPEKVVAAMLEQIPLKSLGQSEDIAAAVSFLAGPGAGYITGQVLGVNGGMYM from the coding sequence ATGAGTGATCTTTCCCGAGTCGCACTGGTGACCGGCGGTTCCCGCGGCATTGGCCGCAACATTGCCGAGAAGCTGGCTGCCGACGGTTTCGAAGTCTATCTGACATATGTGAGCCGCCCGGAAGAGGCGGACAAAGTCGTGGCTGCCATCGAGGAAAACGGCGGAAAGGCAAAAGCCTTCAAGCTCGATTCCGGTGATCGCGACGCTGTTGCCGCGTTTTTCAAGGACGAGATCAAGGGCAAGGTTTCCCTTGATGTTCTTGTCAACAATGCGGGCATCACCCGTGACGGTCTCATGATGCGTATGAAGGATGACGATTGGGACAAGGTTCTTCAGATCAATCTTACCGGCTGCTTTGTCTTCCTCAAGGAAGCGTCCAAGATCATGGGCAAGCAGCGTGCGGGGCGCATCATCAACATCACCAGCGTGGTGGGGCAGATGGGCAACGCAGGGCAGGCCAATTACAGTTCGGCAAAGGCGGGCCTCATCGGCCTGACCAAGTCCGCAGCGCGGGAATTGGCCGCACGCGGAATCACGGTCAATGCCGTGGCTCCCGGTTTTATCGAGACCGACATGACAGCCGAACTGCCTGAAAAGGTCGTGGCCGCCATGCTCGAACAGATTCCATTAAAATCCCTCGGACAGTCCGAGGATATCGCCGCCGCCGTCTCATTTCTGGCGGGCCCCGGAGCCGGTTACATTACCGGTCAGGTTCTCGGGGTGAACGGCGGAATGTACATGTAA
- a CDS encoding beta-ketoacyl-ACP synthase III has translation MNTHFILRGFGRYAPERVMTNADLEKIVDTSDEWITTRTGIKERHIAADDQAASDMAYEAAKVALADAGMDASELTHIVCGTFTPDAMVPSTACRIQEKFGIKGQACVDIAAACSGFVYALETARGYIALNPDSKVLVVTSEVISRRMNWEDRTTCVLFGDAAGAAIVTAGEPGEGPEIKDIRLAADGSLGDLLTVNGGGSRYAYKLGETVGEEFFVQFQGREVFKHAVRNMCGICETVLKDNGMVKADVDVLIPHQANWRIIDAVGRKLEIPAERVFSNVDRYGNTSAASVPVALSEALDTEFVKKGDTVLIPTFGGGFTWAAALIQF, from the coding sequence ATGAATACACATTTCATTCTTCGCGGTTTTGGTCGCTACGCCCCCGAGCGTGTCATGACCAACGCCGATCTCGAAAAGATAGTCGATACATCCGATGAGTGGATCACCACCCGAACAGGTATCAAGGAACGTCATATCGCAGCCGACGATCAGGCCGCGTCGGACATGGCATACGAAGCCGCCAAGGTCGCTCTGGCCGATGCGGGCATGGATGCCTCCGAATTGACCCACATCGTCTGTGGAACCTTCACTCCGGACGCCATGGTGCCGTCCACAGCCTGTCGGATTCAGGAGAAATTCGGAATCAAGGGACAGGCCTGTGTGGATATCGCGGCTGCCTGCTCCGGTTTTGTTTACGCTCTGGAGACAGCACGCGGATACATTGCCCTCAACCCGGACAGCAAGGTGCTGGTGGTGACCTCCGAGGTCATCTCACGCCGCATGAACTGGGAAGATCGCACCACCTGTGTCCTCTTCGGCGATGCCGCCGGTGCGGCCATCGTCACTGCGGGCGAGCCCGGTGAAGGGCCGGAGATCAAGGACATCAGGCTTGCCGCCGACGGCAGTCTGGGCGATCTCCTGACCGTTAACGGCGGTGGGTCCCGGTACGCCTACAAGCTTGGCGAAACCGTGGGCGAGGAATTTTTCGTCCAGTTCCAGGGGCGTGAAGTCTTCAAGCATGCCGTACGCAACATGTGCGGAATCTGCGAGACCGTGCTCAAGGACAACGGCATGGTCAAGGCTGATGTGGATGTGCTCATCCCGCATCAGGCCAACTGGCGGATCATCGATGCCGTCGGACGCAAGCTGGAGATTCCGGCGGAGCGCGTATTCTCGAACGTGGATCGTTACGGGAACACATCTGCCGCCTCTGTCCCGGTCGCCCTGTCCGAGGCGCTGGATACCGAGTTCGTCAAGAAGGGCGATACCGTGCTCATTCCCACGTTCGGTGGTGGTTTCACCTGGGCTGCGGCGTTGATACAGTTTTAA
- the plsX gene encoding phosphate acyltransferase PlsX, producing MPSNETQAAPRIAVDAMGGDFGPCVVVPAAVEAAREGIDIALVGDEAAINAELSRLDVKGLDIRVVHASQVVEMDDKPSDALRRKKDSSIQVACRLVKKGEADGVVSAGNSGASVACGMFVLGRIKGVLRPALASVMPTEKEPVVLIDVGANVDSKPQHLFQFGLMADVLAKYVLGMKDPSVGLLSIGEEEGKGNAIVREAFDLLRESNLRFIGNVEGRDIFTGDVDIVVCDGFVGNVALKLSEGLAKSMSRILKVELKSSWLSKLGTLLSIRAFRRFKKVVDYAEYGGAPLLGLKGIVIVSHGKSNELAIVNSIRVAATSVRNKVHEHLAEGLAAHSDLFGKAEKNAKTAA from the coding sequence ATGCCTAGCAACGAGACGCAAGCGGCTCCGCGGATTGCCGTGGACGCCATGGGGGGCGATTTCGGCCCCTGCGTTGTCGTGCCCGCTGCGGTGGAAGCCGCACGCGAAGGTATCGACATTGCGCTTGTCGGTGATGAGGCGGCAATAAACGCCGAGCTTTCCCGTCTTGATGTCAAGGGGCTGGACATTCGCGTTGTCCACGCCTCACAGGTCGTTGAAATGGATGACAAACCTTCTGATGCGCTTCGGCGCAAGAAGGATTCGTCTATTCAGGTGGCCTGCCGACTCGTCAAGAAAGGGGAGGCCGATGGCGTGGTTTCCGCAGGCAACTCCGGTGCGAGTGTGGCCTGCGGCATGTTCGTGCTTGGGCGTATCAAGGGCGTTCTGCGTCCTGCGCTTGCGAGCGTGATGCCCACGGAAAAGGAACCGGTCGTCCTTATCGACGTCGGGGCCAACGTGGATTCCAAGCCGCAGCATCTTTTCCAGTTCGGTCTCATGGCGGACGTGCTTGCCAAGTACGTTCTCGGCATGAAGGACCCGTCCGTTGGGCTTTTGTCCATTGGCGAGGAAGAAGGCAAGGGCAACGCGATCGTGCGCGAGGCATTTGATCTGCTTCGGGAATCGAATCTTCGTTTCATCGGCAATGTCGAGGGACGGGATATCTTTACCGGTGATGTGGATATCGTCGTCTGCGACGGTTTCGTGGGCAACGTGGCCCTCAAGCTGTCTGAAGGATTGGCCAAATCCATGAGCCGTATCCTGAAAGTGGAACTCAAGTCGAGCTGGCTGTCCAAACTGGGCACCCTGCTTTCCATTCGTGCTTTCAGGCGATTCAAGAAGGTTGTGGACTACGCCGAATACGGCGGTGCTCCCCTGCTTGGCCTGAAAGGTATCGTTATCGTGAGCCACGGCAAATCCAATGAGTTGGCTATCGTGAATTCCATTCGCGTGGCCGCCACAAGCGTACGTAACAAGGTGCATGAGCATCTGGCCGAAGGGCTGGCCGCTCATAGCGATCTTTTCGGCAAGGCCGAGAAGAATGCCAAGACAGCCGCATAA
- the rpmF gene encoding 50S ribosomal protein L32, whose protein sequence is MAVPKKKTSKSRKGMRRSHDHVAVPNVVYCECGEPNLPHRVCAVCGSYKGRQVVSGDDA, encoded by the coding sequence ATGGCAGTTCCCAAAAAGAAAACTTCCAAGTCCCGCAAGGGCATGCGTCGCTCCCACGATCACGTGGCTGTTCCCAACGTCGTTTACTGCGAGTGCGGTGAACCCAATCTTCCTCATCGTGTTTGCGCTGTCTGCGGTTCCTACAAGGGTCGTCAGGTTGTCAGCGGCGACGATGCCTAG
- a CDS encoding DUF177 domain-containing protein, with protein MIELWMPISEIPADGREYTFDDQALWHDGWKEFSVAVEASENLVAEVMILPQGDDGALVRGTLKGAVSMRCDRCTADFVFKIDESFDVFEQLPDGEYDEEPRVRTESGELQLNIGAVLWEEFALALPVKPLCSEDCKGMCPGCGKDLNEGPCECDRDEGDERLAVFRNLKIK; from the coding sequence ATGATTGAATTGTGGATGCCCATAAGTGAAATTCCTGCGGACGGCAGGGAGTACACCTTCGACGATCAGGCCTTGTGGCATGATGGTTGGAAGGAGTTTTCCGTTGCTGTCGAGGCGAGCGAGAATCTTGTCGCGGAAGTGATGATTCTGCCGCAGGGAGATGACGGCGCTTTGGTGCGAGGCACGCTCAAGGGCGCTGTCTCCATGCGGTGCGACCGTTGTACAGCCGATTTCGTGTTCAAGATCGACGAGTCGTTCGACGTGTTCGAGCAGCTCCCGGATGGTGAATACGACGAGGAACCCCGCGTCCGTACGGAAAGCGGTGAGCTTCAGTTGAACATCGGTGCCGTGCTGTGGGAAGAATTCGCTCTGGCTCTGCCGGTCAAGCCCCTGTGTTCCGAGGATTGCAAGGGCATGTGCCCCGGATGTGGCAAGGATCTCAATGAAGGTCCCTGCGAGTGCGACCGGGACGAGGGTGACGAAAGACTTGCGGTTTTCCGCAATTTGAAGATAAAGTAA
- the rpmB gene encoding 50S ribosomal protein L28, with the protein MSQVCDICGKGPQSGNNVSHSHIKTKRRFMPNLQKVRHQLESGQVVSIKACTRCIRNGAVTKPVASKKPEA; encoded by the coding sequence ATGTCCCAAGTTTGCGATATATGTGGTAAGGGGCCCCAGTCGGGCAACAACGTCAGCCACTCCCATATCAAGACAAAACGCCGCTTCATGCCCAATCTGCAAAAGGTTCGCCATCAGCTCGAATCCGGTCAGGTTGTCAGCATCAAAGCCTGTACCCGCTGCATCCGCAACGGTGCTGTCACCAAGCCCGTAGCCAGCAAGAAACCCGAAGCATAA
- a CDS encoding ATP-binding protein: protein MFSFKKSLILKISAVVFLVEFLVLTSLGLFYTELFSHQIDEYLESSIQLPGELMNRRVLRYETVADTDAMADILGDEFLEGLIVGEGGHIYFASDPDRVNKSIADIPGIDASLFTDNDSQQLIRTTEDGRPVIISITPLSAYEGAEPFFQVYIKAGVNNARDAKIRITLLFILGSAFCIILTSLAIIGYSRRHVTAPLSKLTKNADALQKGNLDVKISIDRQDEIGRLADSFSNMRDSIARQIAELENANESISRNEQQLNALIQAMPDLLLVLDKEGRYLEIYTSQTNLLAADAKALKGSLLHEKLPEDLANNFLTAIQTTLETGTVQSIEYELTIPIGTRWFEARISPINYTDGRQDCIWLVRDMTEHKDMEKRLLQSKEELESANLRLTELDQIKSALVSSVSHELRTPLTSLLGFSKLILKNFSKHYWPLAKDDHKLLTKGSQIVENLNILIHEGDRLTRLINDVLDLNKIEMGYTEWRKEKISPDELAKRAIDAVSGQFDNNPDLSLVSDVADDLPSLVIDGDKILQVLLNLLTNAAKFTPEGIVTLKVHSPFTEVVRFEVADTGPGIAPEEQERIFERFHQIGHNDPAGDKPHGAGLGLAICREIVAHHNGSIWVESVLGHGATFIIELPVK, encoded by the coding sequence ATGTTCTCTTTCAAGAAAAGCCTCATACTCAAAATCAGCGCTGTCGTTTTCCTTGTGGAATTCCTTGTTCTCACATCGCTGGGCCTTTTCTACACAGAACTCTTTTCACACCAGATCGACGAATACCTCGAATCGAGCATACAACTTCCGGGCGAACTCATGAATCGCCGCGTACTCAGATATGAAACCGTGGCCGACACCGACGCCATGGCCGATATTCTGGGTGATGAATTCCTCGAAGGCCTGATCGTCGGAGAAGGTGGACATATCTACTTCGCTTCCGATCCCGACCGAGTGAATAAATCCATTGCCGACATCCCCGGCATAGACGCCTCCCTGTTCACCGACAACGACTCTCAGCAACTCATCCGAACGACCGAGGATGGACGTCCGGTCATCATTTCGATTACCCCGCTGAGCGCATACGAAGGGGCCGAACCTTTTTTTCAAGTCTACATCAAAGCCGGAGTCAACAACGCCCGGGACGCCAAGATCCGCATAACCCTCCTGTTCATTCTCGGCTCGGCCTTCTGCATCATACTGACCTCACTCGCCATCATCGGCTACTCCCGCCGACACGTCACAGCCCCGCTGAGCAAGCTCACGAAAAACGCCGACGCACTGCAAAAAGGCAACCTTGACGTCAAAATATCCATTGACCGTCAGGACGAAATAGGCCGCCTTGCAGACAGTTTTTCCAACATGCGGGATTCCATCGCCCGCCAGATAGCGGAACTTGAAAACGCCAATGAATCCATCAGCCGCAACGAGCAGCAGCTCAACGCATTGATCCAGGCCATGCCGGACCTTCTGCTCGTTCTCGACAAGGAAGGCCGCTATCTGGAAATATACACTTCACAAACCAACCTTCTGGCAGCAGACGCCAAGGCACTGAAGGGATCCCTGCTGCACGAGAAGCTTCCGGAGGACTTGGCGAACAATTTTCTCACGGCAATCCAGACCACACTGGAAACCGGCACGGTCCAGTCCATTGAATACGAACTCACGATTCCCATCGGAACACGCTGGTTCGAAGCCCGCATATCTCCCATCAACTACACGGATGGAAGACAGGACTGCATATGGCTTGTGCGCGACATGACCGAACATAAGGACATGGAAAAACGTCTGCTGCAATCCAAGGAAGAACTGGAAAGCGCCAACCTCCGCCTTACCGAACTCGATCAAATCAAGTCCGCGCTCGTCTCGTCGGTTTCCCATGAGCTTCGCACGCCACTCACGTCCCTGCTCGGCTTCTCCAAGCTCATTCTCAAGAATTTCTCCAAACACTATTGGCCGCTTGCAAAAGACGACCACAAACTCCTGACCAAAGGTTCCCAGATCGTTGAAAACCTGAATATCCTGATCCACGAAGGCGATCGTCTGACCCGGCTCATCAACGATGTTCTGGATCTCAATAAAATAGAAATGGGCTACACCGAATGGCGCAAGGAGAAAATCAGTCCGGACGAACTCGCCAAACGCGCGATCGACGCCGTCAGCGGACAGTTCGACAACAACCCGGACCTTTCTCTCGTCAGCGACGTTGCCGACGACCTGCCCAGCCTCGTCATTGACGGCGACAAGATACTTCAGGTGCTGCTCAACCTGCTCACCAACGCGGCCAAGTTCACCCCTGAAGGCATCGTCACACTCAAGGTCCACTCTCCCTTCACGGAAGTCGTCCGCTTCGAAGTCGCTGACACCGGGCCGGGAATCGCCCCCGAAGAACAGGAACGCATCTTCGAACGCTTCCACCAGATCGGACACAACGACCCGGCAGGCGACAAACCCCACGGCGCGGGCCTCGGCCTTGCCATCTGCCGTGAAATCGTCGCCCATCACAATGGCTCCATCTGGGTCGAATCCGTTCTCGGGCACGGAGCGACCTTCATCATTGAATTGCCGGTGAAATAA
- a CDS encoding SHOCT domain-containing protein, whose protein sequence is MSLLTTSASWCGGPGLWHGGQSWFGGMGFHFGGIIQLLVIGLIIYFTVRLLKRDTAPSSASSSADDILKQRYASGEIDKDTFQSMKEELK, encoded by the coding sequence ATGAGCCTACTCACAACATCAGCCAGTTGGTGCGGCGGACCGGGATTATGGCACGGCGGCCAGAGCTGGTTCGGAGGAATGGGATTTCATTTCGGCGGAATCATCCAGCTCCTTGTCATCGGCCTGATCATATATTTCACCGTCCGGCTGCTCAAAAGGGATACCGCGCCTTCATCCGCGTCCTCTTCGGCAGACGACATCCTGAAACAACGATACGCCTCAGGCGAAATCGATAAAGATACATTCCAGAGCATGAAAGAAGAGTTGAAATAG
- the gltX gene encoding glutamate--tRNA ligase: protein MGKIISRFAPSPTGYLHIGGARTALFSWLLARASGGEFRLRVEDTDRERSTQEATDAIIDSMKWLGLEHDGEIVFQSTRADRHNEVIDQLIESGHAYYCQCSKEDVDAMREQAMKEGRKPKYDGTCREKGLTSGVVRFKTPQDGVTAFKDMVKGPIAVENTEMDDMILRRTDGSPTYNLAVVVDDHDMGVNHVLRGDDHVNNTPRQILIYRAMGWDVPEFGHVPMILGPDKKKLSKRHGALSVMEYEKMGYLPEAVCNYLARLGWSHGDQELFTMEEMVKLFSTDHLGNSPSVFDLTKFEWVNGQYMQKADPEVLADLLMDFLTREVGEEEAANVDRMMFVNVAPLLQPRAKSIVDMLEQSRPFIVPANFLPYDEKAVKKFLTDETKPLLEEIAGRIEALDEFTEKGLEDVHRQFLEDKDIKFKVIAQPIRVAIMGKTQSPGLFETMMVLGKDETLARMQRAVEL, encoded by the coding sequence ATGGGTAAGATTATATCTCGGTTTGCACCGAGTCCGACAGGGTATCTTCACATCGGCGGTGCCCGGACCGCTTTGTTTTCGTGGCTGCTGGCCCGTGCGTCGGGCGGTGAGTTCCGGTTGCGTGTCGAGGACACGGATAGGGAACGTTCCACGCAGGAAGCCACGGACGCGATCATTGATTCGATGAAATGGCTCGGTCTGGAGCATGACGGCGAGATCGTCTTCCAGTCCACGCGTGCGGACCGCCATAATGAAGTGATCGATCAGTTGATCGAAAGCGGTCACGCCTATTACTGTCAGTGTTCCAAAGAGGACGTTGACGCCATGCGCGAGCAGGCCATGAAGGAAGGCCGCAAGCCCAAGTACGACGGAACGTGCCGCGAAAAGGGGCTGACTTCCGGCGTGGTCCGCTTCAAGACGCCGCAGGACGGCGTGACGGCGTTCAAGGACATGGTGAAAGGGCCGATTGCCGTGGAGAACACGGAGATGGACGACATGATCTTGCGCCGCACGGACGGTTCCCCGACGTACAATCTGGCTGTTGTTGTCGATGACCATGACATGGGCGTGAACCATGTGCTGCGCGGCGACGACCATGTGAACAACACCCCGCGGCAGATTCTGATCTACCGGGCCATGGGCTGGGATGTTCCGGAATTCGGTCATGTGCCCATGATTCTGGGGCCGGACAAAAAGAAGCTTTCCAAGCGTCACGGCGCACTGTCCGTGATGGAATACGAAAAGATGGGCTACCTGCCCGAGGCCGTGTGCAACTATCTGGCGCGGCTCGGCTGGTCGCACGGCGACCAGGAGCTGTTCACCATGGAAGAGATGGTGAAGCTGTTCTCCACGGATCATCTCGGCAATTCCCCGTCCGTGTTCGACCTGACGAAATTCGAGTGGGTGAACGGCCAGTACATGCAGAAGGCCGATCCCGAGGTGCTTGCCGATCTGCTGATGGATTTCCTGACCCGCGAAGTGGGCGAGGAAGAGGCCGCGAACGTGGACCGTATGATGTTCGTGAACGTTGCTCCGCTTTTGCAGCCGCGTGCCAAGTCCATCGTGGACATGCTGGAGCAGTCGCGCCCGTTCATCGTTCCGGCTAACTTCCTGCCGTACGACGAGAAGGCTGTGAAAAAGTTCCTGACCGACGAGACCAAGCCGCTACTTGAGGAAATCGCCGGACGCATCGAGGCGCTGGACGAATTCACCGAGAAGGGCCTTGAGGACGTGCATCGCCAGTTCCTTGAGGACAAGGATATCAAGTTCAAGGTAATTGCACAGCCCATACGCGTGGCGATCATGGGCAAGACGCAGTCTCCGGGCCTGTTCGAGACCATGATGGTTCTCGGCAAGGATGAAACCCTCGCCCGCATGCAACGCGCTGTCGAATTGTAG
- a CDS encoding NifU family protein: MREKVEAVLDKVRPMLQGDGGDVELVDITDKGVVQVRLTGACKGCPMSQMTLKNGIERIVLKEIPEVKSVEAV; this comes from the coding sequence ATGCGTGAAAAAGTAGAAGCAGTTCTGGATAAGGTCCGTCCCATGTTGCAGGGCGACGGTGGAGATGTCGAACTCGTCGATATCACTGATAAAGGCGTGGTTCAGGTGCGACTGACCGGTGCCTGCAAAGGATGCCCCATGTCACAGATGACGCTCAAGAACGGCATCGAACGAATCGTTCTCAAAGAGATCCCCGAAGTCAAATCCGTCGAAGCTGTGTAA